The genomic DNA GTCGAACTCTGGCCCTAGATCAGCGGCGCGATCTTCAATTCCGAAATGCGGTTTTCGTCTTTTGCCAGTACCTCAAACCGAAAGCCATGGAAGCTAAACACTTGACCCACAACGGGAATCATCTGGGCTTCGTGGATGACCAGACCCGCAACCGTGTTGGCCTCATCATCGGGGAGGTTCCAGTCGGTTGCGCGATTCACATCGCGGATCGTCATCGTGCCATCGACGGTGTAACTGCCATCTTCCGCCGCAGTGACGTCGTTTTCTTCGTCGGTGTCGAATTCGTCCGTAATTTCACCGACGATCTCTTCGAGGATATCTTCGAGCGTGATCAGCCCCTGCAAGGTGCCATATTCGTCCACCACCAGCGCGAAGTGCGTGCGCCGCGCCAAAAACTGGCGCATCTGATCGTCCAGCGTCGTGGTTTCCGGAATGAAATATGGCGACATCGACACCGTCAGGATATCTAATTCATCCATTTCATGCGGTTCAATCCGCCCATCACCCAGCATTTTATGCAGCGCGCGCAGCAGGTCTTTGGCGTGCAATGTTCCGATGATATTTTCCGGCTCATCGCGATACAACGGCAGGCGGGTGTGATTGCTGTCCAGACACAGACGCAGGATTTCTGCTACGGGCAGGGCAGCGTCGATCATCTCAATTTCTGTGCGGTGCAGCATGATTTCTTCGACCGTGCGTTCAGCCAAATCAAGCGCGCCTAAAATCCGGTCGCGGTCTTCCTTTTCGACCACACCTTCGGAATGGCCAAGCTGCAACGCGCCCGCGATTTCTTCGCGCACGGCAAGGATGTTGCTGTCTGGGTCGGTCTGCACGCCAAACAATCGAAGTGATACGCGCACGACGATGCGAACACCCGCTACAAGTGGTGAAAGGATGCGGATCACCCATATTACGATCGGTGCAGAAACCGACGATGCCTTTTCGGGTTGCGTAATGGCATAAGTTTTGGGCAGGACTTCGGCGAAAATCAGGATTAGGGCCGTCATCACGAGCGACGCATAAATGACGCCGTTAACTCCGAAAATTTTGGTCAACAGGGCTGTTGCCAGTGATGTGGCGACGACGTTGGCAATATTATTGCCCATCAGGATCGCGCCGATAAAGCGCTCTTCGTCTTCCTTGATCTTGAGCGCCAATGCCGCGCCTTTGTCACCCCGATCCGCGTTCGACCGTAGCCGTCCACGCGATGCGGCTGTTAATGCAGTTTCCGTGCCCGAAAAGAACCCCGATGTCATCAACAGGACGAAGACAACGCCACAGGTGATCCAGAATGAAGCGTCAAACATTTTCATACTCGTATGATTTGGGGAGACTGTCGATCATGGACTATGTTATGGGCGCGCAGGCAAGCAGCATCAAGTGGAACCGCTTGTTTTAGTCGCTTTCGCCAGTGGATGATATTCCAGCACCAGTTTTTTCAACCGTTCATCCAGCACATGGGTGTAAATCTCGGTCGTCGCCACATCCGCGTGTCCCAGAAGCGTCTGGATAGATCGCAGGTCGGCGCCGCCCTCAAGCAGATGGGTGGCAAAGGCGTGGCGCATGGTGTGGGGTGTCGCCTTGAACGGGGGGACGCCACCTGCCAGCGCAAGGTCCTTGATCAGGTTGAAGAAGCTTTGCCGCGTCAGATGGCCAAGTTTGCCGCGCGATGGGAATAGGAATTTTGACCGTGGTGTACCGTCTTTGAACGCTTCA from Octadecabacter antarcticus 307 includes the following:
- a CDS encoding HlyC/CorC family transporter; amino-acid sequence: MFDASFWITCGVVFVLLMTSGFFSGTETALTAASRGRLRSNADRGDKGAALALKIKEDEERFIGAILMGNNIANVVATSLATALLTKIFGVNGVIYASLVMTALILIFAEVLPKTYAITQPEKASSVSAPIVIWVIRILSPLVAGVRIVVRVSLRLFGVQTDPDSNILAVREEIAGALQLGHSEGVVEKEDRDRILGALDLAERTVEEIMLHRTEIEMIDAALPVAEILRLCLDSNHTRLPLYRDEPENIIGTLHAKDLLRALHKMLGDGRIEPHEMDELDILTVSMSPYFIPETTTLDDQMRQFLARRTHFALVVDEYGTLQGLITLEDILEEIVGEITDEFDTDEENDVTAAEDGSYTVDGTMTIRDVNRATDWNLPDDEANTVAGLVIHEAQMIPVVGQVFSFHGFRFEVLAKDENRISELKIAPLI